A part of Tachysurus vachellii isolate PV-2020 chromosome 4, HZAU_Pvac_v1, whole genome shotgun sequence genomic DNA contains:
- the lrrfip1b gene encoding leucine-rich repeat flightless-interacting protein 2 isoform X6, producing the protein MGTQVTGRKRIPNREKVSAEDDALSQIAREAEARLAAKRAARAEAREIRLKELERQQKEIYQAQRKYYGLDSKWGHIEQWMEDSERYSRHSRRHTSISDDEERMSVGSRGSLRPTDYGGVLGSGSRASSRASSARASPVVEERSDFLEKGSRTASTLSAATLASLGGGFSRRGSCDTSISVDTEASMREIKDSLAEAEEKYRKAMVSNAQLDNEKSNLMYQVDTLRDTLMELEELLYEARRECDEKTKECDRERHAHNVLQFQFDEMKETLKQSEELLKDAQQLRSKQQSYISEISDLQETLEWKEKKMRALERQKEYSDLIQDERDALRDEVFRLRDALKKHGISLGSEVTTNGETGINMTNGPERVESAQNTPAMSADSILEIRLRKLVDERESLLEQVRKLKAVVDQNQRNGTNEAVSPHEDGLQNNLDSHIIDLQRDANRQISDLKFKLVKSEQEVAALEQNIIRLEGQVTRYKTASETSEKVEDELKVEKRKLQRELRSALDRISELEASNCHLSKRVEKMKANRNAMLAQQ; encoded by the exons GCGGAGGCAAGACTGGCGGCCAAGCGGGCGGCCCGGGCAGAAGCTCGAGAGATCCGATTAAAGGAACTGGAGAGGCAACAGAAAGAG ATTTATCAGGCTCAAAGG aaatattatggGCTGGACAGCAAATGGGGCCATATTGAGCAGTGGATG GAGGACAGCGAGCGTTACTCACGCCACTCACGGAGACACACGTCG ATCTCGGATGACGAGGAGCGGATGTCTGTTGGAAGTCGGGGCAGTTTGAGG CCTACGGACTATGGGGGGGTTTTGGGCTCCGGTTCCAGAGCTTCGTCTCGGGCCAGCTCAGCTCGTGCCAGTCCAGTG GTGGAAGAAAGGTCAGACTTCCTGGAAAAG GGATCAAGGACAGCATCTACTCTCTCTGCTGCAACTTTGGCCTCACTAGGTGGCGGCTTTTCTCGGAGAGGCAGCTGTGATACCTCCATATCTGTTGACACAGAAGCCTCCATGCGAGAGATAAAG GACTCTCTGGCTGAAGCTGAGGAGAAATACCGGAAGGCCATGGTGTCCAATGCTCAGCTGGATAATGAGAAGTCCAACTTGATGTACCAGGTGGACACACTGCGAGACACGCTGATGGAGCTGGAGGAGCTGCTATACGAGGCACGCAGGGAGTGTGACGAGAAAACAAAG GAGTGTGATCGAGAGCGGCATGCTCACAATGTCCTGCAGTTCCAGTTCGACGAAATGAAAGAGACGTTAAAACAGAGTGAGGAATTACTAAAG GATGCACAACAGTTGCGCTCAAAGCAACAGAGCTATATTAGCGAGATCTCTGATCTACAGGAAACTCTGGAatggaaggagaaaaaaatgagg GCCTTAGAGAGGCAGAAGGAATATTCAGACTTAATCCAAGATGAACGTGATGCACTGAGGGATGAGGTTTTCCGGCTCAGGGATGCTCTTAAG AAACATGGCATATCCCTTGGATCTGAGGTGACAACAAATGGCGAGACAGGAATCAACATGACTAATGGACCTGAACGTGTGGAATCGGCTCAAAACACACCAGCTATGAGTGCCGACAGTATTTTAG AGATCAGACTGAGGAAGCTGGTTGATGAGAGGGAGAGTTTGCTTGAACAG GTAAGGAAGCTGAAAGCAGTCGTGGATCAAAATCAGAGGAACGGCACCAATGAAGCAGTAAGTCCACATGAAGATGGCCTTCAGAACAACCTAGACTCACATATCATCGACTTGCAGA GAGATGCTAACAGGCAAATCAGCGACTTGAAATTTAAGCTGGTGAAGTCCGAGCAGGAGGTTGCAGCACTTGAACAAAAT ATCATTCGTCTGGAGGGGCAGGTGACTCGCTACAAAACAGCCTCTGAAACATCTGAGAAAGTAGAGGACGAGCTGAAAGTGGAGAAACGTAAATTGCAGAGAGAG CTGAGATCTGCTCTGGACCGTATCAGCGAATTAGAAGCCAGTAATTGCCACCTGTCCAAAAGAGTGGAGAAGATGAAAGCCAACCGGAATGCGATGCTTGCCCAGCAGTGA
- the lrrfip1b gene encoding leucine-rich repeat flightless-interacting protein 2 isoform X7, whose product MGTQVTGRKRIPNREKVSAEDDALSQIAREAEARLAAKRAARAEAREIRLKELERQQKEIYQAQRKYYGLDSKWGHIEQWMEDSERYSRHSRRHTSISDDEERMSVGSRGSLRPTDYGGVLGSGSRASSRASSARASPVVEERSDFLEKGSRTASTLSAATLASLGGGFSRRGSCDTSISVDTEASMREIKDSLAEAEEKYRKAMVSNAQLDNEKSNLMYQVDTLRDTLMELEELLYEARRECDEKTKECDRERHAHNVLQFQFDEMKETLKQSEELLKKHGISLGSEVTTNGETGINMTNGPERVESAQNTPAMSADSILEIRLRKLVDERESLLEQVRKLKAVVDQNQRNGTNEAVSPHEDGLQNNLDSHIIDLQRDANRQISDLKFKLVKSEQEVAALEQNIIRLEGQVTRYKTASETSEKVEDELKVEKRKLQRELRSALDRISELEASNCHLSKRVEKMKANRNAMLAQQ is encoded by the exons GCGGAGGCAAGACTGGCGGCCAAGCGGGCGGCCCGGGCAGAAGCTCGAGAGATCCGATTAAAGGAACTGGAGAGGCAACAGAAAGAG ATTTATCAGGCTCAAAGG aaatattatggGCTGGACAGCAAATGGGGCCATATTGAGCAGTGGATG GAGGACAGCGAGCGTTACTCACGCCACTCACGGAGACACACGTCG ATCTCGGATGACGAGGAGCGGATGTCTGTTGGAAGTCGGGGCAGTTTGAGG CCTACGGACTATGGGGGGGTTTTGGGCTCCGGTTCCAGAGCTTCGTCTCGGGCCAGCTCAGCTCGTGCCAGTCCAGTG GTGGAAGAAAGGTCAGACTTCCTGGAAAAG GGATCAAGGACAGCATCTACTCTCTCTGCTGCAACTTTGGCCTCACTAGGTGGCGGCTTTTCTCGGAGAGGCAGCTGTGATACCTCCATATCTGTTGACACAGAAGCCTCCATGCGAGAGATAAAG GACTCTCTGGCTGAAGCTGAGGAGAAATACCGGAAGGCCATGGTGTCCAATGCTCAGCTGGATAATGAGAAGTCCAACTTGATGTACCAGGTGGACACACTGCGAGACACGCTGATGGAGCTGGAGGAGCTGCTATACGAGGCACGCAGGGAGTGTGACGAGAAAACAAAG GAGTGTGATCGAGAGCGGCATGCTCACAATGTCCTGCAGTTCCAGTTCGACGAAATGAAAGAGACGTTAAAACAGAGTGAGGAATTACTAAAG AAACATGGCATATCCCTTGGATCTGAGGTGACAACAAATGGCGAGACAGGAATCAACATGACTAATGGACCTGAACGTGTGGAATCGGCTCAAAACACACCAGCTATGAGTGCCGACAGTATTTTAG AGATCAGACTGAGGAAGCTGGTTGATGAGAGGGAGAGTTTGCTTGAACAG GTAAGGAAGCTGAAAGCAGTCGTGGATCAAAATCAGAGGAACGGCACCAATGAAGCAGTAAGTCCACATGAAGATGGCCTTCAGAACAACCTAGACTCACATATCATCGACTTGCAGA GAGATGCTAACAGGCAAATCAGCGACTTGAAATTTAAGCTGGTGAAGTCCGAGCAGGAGGTTGCAGCACTTGAACAAAAT ATCATTCGTCTGGAGGGGCAGGTGACTCGCTACAAAACAGCCTCTGAAACATCTGAGAAAGTAGAGGACGAGCTGAAAGTGGAGAAACGTAAATTGCAGAGAGAG CTGAGATCTGCTCTGGACCGTATCAGCGAATTAGAAGCCAGTAATTGCCACCTGTCCAAAAGAGTGGAGAAGATGAAAGCCAACCGGAATGCGATGCTTGCCCAGCAGTGA
- the lrrfip1b gene encoding leucine-rich repeat flightless-interacting protein 2 isoform X1, with protein sequence MGTQVTGRKRIPNREKVSAEDDALSQIAREAEARLAAKRAARAEAREIRLKELERQQKEIYQAQRKYYGLDSKWGHIEQWMEDSERYSRHSRRHTSISDDEERMSVGSRGSLRPTDYGGVLGSGSRASSRASSARASPVVEERSDFLEKGSRTASTLSAATLASLGGGFSRRGSCDTSISVDTEASMREIKDSLAEAEEKYRKAMVSNAQLDNEKSNLMYQVDTLRDTLMELEELLYEARRECDEKTKECDRERHAHNVLQFQFDEMKETLKQSEELLKDAQQLRSKQQSYISEISDLQETLEWKEKKMRALERQKEYSDLIQDERDALRDEVFRLRDALKKHGISLGSEVTTNGETGINMTNGPERVESAQNTPAMSADSILERSPEDQVPEMNITSYMEEKSKINAEVKRAEDMVSGARASCSIVKIPEDHRVAKTNEFKRAQLVCVAKVPDGNKKMEEKPWMEEKTRATEVPERPLTQNLNEALAPCQFITTYDQLNPTTSHSNQADEETLKKMELPGTTKSYQDPRKTISSIDVEMSSTRRGDLSSSSEQDSEAMLELESGDVQSCLFTIPVEEKGIASFLDSCQEASVFDFEVISLHGTDESRVEHQDETIRPGDNAMHNRMRLRNKRGQDCSVS encoded by the exons GCGGAGGCAAGACTGGCGGCCAAGCGGGCGGCCCGGGCAGAAGCTCGAGAGATCCGATTAAAGGAACTGGAGAGGCAACAGAAAGAG ATTTATCAGGCTCAAAGG aaatattatggGCTGGACAGCAAATGGGGCCATATTGAGCAGTGGATG GAGGACAGCGAGCGTTACTCACGCCACTCACGGAGACACACGTCG ATCTCGGATGACGAGGAGCGGATGTCTGTTGGAAGTCGGGGCAGTTTGAGG CCTACGGACTATGGGGGGGTTTTGGGCTCCGGTTCCAGAGCTTCGTCTCGGGCCAGCTCAGCTCGTGCCAGTCCAGTG GTGGAAGAAAGGTCAGACTTCCTGGAAAAG GGATCAAGGACAGCATCTACTCTCTCTGCTGCAACTTTGGCCTCACTAGGTGGCGGCTTTTCTCGGAGAGGCAGCTGTGATACCTCCATATCTGTTGACACAGAAGCCTCCATGCGAGAGATAAAG GACTCTCTGGCTGAAGCTGAGGAGAAATACCGGAAGGCCATGGTGTCCAATGCTCAGCTGGATAATGAGAAGTCCAACTTGATGTACCAGGTGGACACACTGCGAGACACGCTGATGGAGCTGGAGGAGCTGCTATACGAGGCACGCAGGGAGTGTGACGAGAAAACAAAG GAGTGTGATCGAGAGCGGCATGCTCACAATGTCCTGCAGTTCCAGTTCGACGAAATGAAAGAGACGTTAAAACAGAGTGAGGAATTACTAAAG GATGCACAACAGTTGCGCTCAAAGCAACAGAGCTATATTAGCGAGATCTCTGATCTACAGGAAACTCTGGAatggaaggagaaaaaaatgagg GCCTTAGAGAGGCAGAAGGAATATTCAGACTTAATCCAAGATGAACGTGATGCACTGAGGGATGAGGTTTTCCGGCTCAGGGATGCTCTTAAG AAACATGGCATATCCCTTGGATCTGAGGTGACAACAAATGGCGAGACAGGAATCAACATGACTAATGGACCTGAACGTGTGGAATCGGCTCAAAACACACCAGCTATGAGTGCCGACAGTATTTTAG AGAGATCTCCAGAGGACCAAGTGCCTGAAATGAACATCACATCATACATGGAAGAAAAGTCCAAGATTAATGCAGAAGTAAAAAGAGCTGAAGATATGGTTTCAGGGGCAAGAGCATCATGCAGTATTGTAAAGATTCCAGAGGACCACAGAGTTgctaaaacaaatgaatttaaaagGGCTCAGTTAGTTTGTGTTGCAAAAGTACCAGATGGAAACAAGAAGATGGAAGAAAAACCTTGGATGGAGGAGAAGACAAGAGCCACAGAAGTCCCAGAAAGACCTTTGACTCAAAATCTAAATGAAGCACTTGCACCATGTCAGTTTATTACAACTTATGATCAGCTCAATCCTACAACTAGTCATTCAAACCAAGCAGATGAAGAAACATTGAAGAAAATGGAGCTACCTGGAACCACCAAAAGCTATCAAGATCCCAGAAAAACAATTTCCAGCATAGACGTAGAGATGTCCAGCACCAGAAGAGGAGATCTTTCTTCAAGCAGTGAGCAGGACTCTGAAGCAATGCTGGAACTTGAATCAGGGGATGTTCAAAGTTGCTTGTTTACCATCCCTGTGGAAGAGAAAGGCATTGCTTCATTTTTAGACAGTTGCCAGGAAGCTTCTGTGTTTGACTTTGAAGTCATAAGTCTACATGGAACAGATGAGTCCAGAGTTGAGCATCAGGATGAGACAATCCGTCCTGGAGACAACGCCATGCACAACAGGATGAGGCTTAGGAACAAGAGAGGACAGGACTGTAGTGTGTcctaa
- the lrrfip1b gene encoding leucine-rich repeat flightless-interacting protein 2 isoform X2 produces the protein MGTQVTGRKRIPNREKVSAEDDALSQIAREAEARLAAKRAARAEAREIRLKELERQQKEIYQAQRKYYGLDSKWGHIEQWMEDSERYSRHSRRHTSISDDEERMSVGSRGSLRVEERSDFLEKGSRTASTLSAATLASLGGGFSRRGSCDTSISVDTEASMREIKDSLAEAEEKYRKAMVSNAQLDNEKSNLMYQVDTLRDTLMELEELLYEARRECDEKTKECDRERHAHNVLQFQFDEMKETLKQSEELLKDAQQLRSKQQSYISEISDLQETLEWKEKKMRALERQKEYSDLIQDERDALRDEVFRLRDALKKHGISLGSEVTTNGETGINMTNGPERVESAQNTPAMSADSILERSPEDQVPEMNITSYMEEKSKINAEVKRAEDMVSGARASCSIVKIPEDHRVAKTNEFKRAQLVCVAKVPDGNKKMEEKPWMEEKTRATEVPERPLTQNLNEALAPCQFITTYDQLNPTTSHSNQADEETLKKMELPGTTKSYQDPRKTISSIDVEMSSTRRGDLSSSSEQDSEAMLELESGDVQSCLFTIPVEEKGIASFLDSCQEASVFDFEVISLHGTDESRVEHQDETIRPGDNAMHNRMRLRNKRGQDCSVS, from the exons GCGGAGGCAAGACTGGCGGCCAAGCGGGCGGCCCGGGCAGAAGCTCGAGAGATCCGATTAAAGGAACTGGAGAGGCAACAGAAAGAG ATTTATCAGGCTCAAAGG aaatattatggGCTGGACAGCAAATGGGGCCATATTGAGCAGTGGATG GAGGACAGCGAGCGTTACTCACGCCACTCACGGAGACACACGTCG ATCTCGGATGACGAGGAGCGGATGTCTGTTGGAAGTCGGGGCAGTTTGAGG GTGGAAGAAAGGTCAGACTTCCTGGAAAAG GGATCAAGGACAGCATCTACTCTCTCTGCTGCAACTTTGGCCTCACTAGGTGGCGGCTTTTCTCGGAGAGGCAGCTGTGATACCTCCATATCTGTTGACACAGAAGCCTCCATGCGAGAGATAAAG GACTCTCTGGCTGAAGCTGAGGAGAAATACCGGAAGGCCATGGTGTCCAATGCTCAGCTGGATAATGAGAAGTCCAACTTGATGTACCAGGTGGACACACTGCGAGACACGCTGATGGAGCTGGAGGAGCTGCTATACGAGGCACGCAGGGAGTGTGACGAGAAAACAAAG GAGTGTGATCGAGAGCGGCATGCTCACAATGTCCTGCAGTTCCAGTTCGACGAAATGAAAGAGACGTTAAAACAGAGTGAGGAATTACTAAAG GATGCACAACAGTTGCGCTCAAAGCAACAGAGCTATATTAGCGAGATCTCTGATCTACAGGAAACTCTGGAatggaaggagaaaaaaatgagg GCCTTAGAGAGGCAGAAGGAATATTCAGACTTAATCCAAGATGAACGTGATGCACTGAGGGATGAGGTTTTCCGGCTCAGGGATGCTCTTAAG AAACATGGCATATCCCTTGGATCTGAGGTGACAACAAATGGCGAGACAGGAATCAACATGACTAATGGACCTGAACGTGTGGAATCGGCTCAAAACACACCAGCTATGAGTGCCGACAGTATTTTAG AGAGATCTCCAGAGGACCAAGTGCCTGAAATGAACATCACATCATACATGGAAGAAAAGTCCAAGATTAATGCAGAAGTAAAAAGAGCTGAAGATATGGTTTCAGGGGCAAGAGCATCATGCAGTATTGTAAAGATTCCAGAGGACCACAGAGTTgctaaaacaaatgaatttaaaagGGCTCAGTTAGTTTGTGTTGCAAAAGTACCAGATGGAAACAAGAAGATGGAAGAAAAACCTTGGATGGAGGAGAAGACAAGAGCCACAGAAGTCCCAGAAAGACCTTTGACTCAAAATCTAAATGAAGCACTTGCACCATGTCAGTTTATTACAACTTATGATCAGCTCAATCCTACAACTAGTCATTCAAACCAAGCAGATGAAGAAACATTGAAGAAAATGGAGCTACCTGGAACCACCAAAAGCTATCAAGATCCCAGAAAAACAATTTCCAGCATAGACGTAGAGATGTCCAGCACCAGAAGAGGAGATCTTTCTTCAAGCAGTGAGCAGGACTCTGAAGCAATGCTGGAACTTGAATCAGGGGATGTTCAAAGTTGCTTGTTTACCATCCCTGTGGAAGAGAAAGGCATTGCTTCATTTTTAGACAGTTGCCAGGAAGCTTCTGTGTTTGACTTTGAAGTCATAAGTCTACATGGAACAGATGAGTCCAGAGTTGAGCATCAGGATGAGACAATCCGTCCTGGAGACAACGCCATGCACAACAGGATGAGGCTTAGGAACAAGAGAGGACAGGACTGTAGTGTGTcctaa
- the lrrfip1b gene encoding leucine-rich repeat flightless-interacting protein 2 isoform X5, translating into MGTQVTGRKRIPNREKVSAEDDALSQIAREAEARLAAKRAARAEAREIRLKELERQQKEISDDEERMSVGSRGSLRVEERSDFLEKGSRTASTLSAATLASLGGGFSRRGSCDTSISVDTEASMREIKDSLAEAEEKYRKAMVSNAQLDNEKSNLMYQVDTLRDTLMELEELLYEARRECDEKTKECDRERHAHNVLQFQFDEMKETLKQSEELLKDAQQLRSKQQSYISEISDLQETLEWKEKKMRALERQKEYSDLIQDERDALRDEVFRLRDALKKHGISLGSEVTTNGETGINMTNGPERVESAQNTPAMSADSILERSPEDQVPEMNITSYMEEKSKINAEVKRAEDMVSGARASCSIVKIPEDHRVAKTNEFKRAQLVCVAKVPDGNKKMEEKPWMEEKTRATEVPERPLTQNLNEALAPCQFITTYDQLNPTTSHSNQADEETLKKMELPGTTKSYQDPRKTISSIDVEMSSTRRGDLSSSSEQDSEAMLELESGDVQSCLFTIPVEEKGIASFLDSCQEASVFDFEVISLHGTDESRVEHQDETIRPGDNAMHNRMRLRNKRGQDCSVS; encoded by the exons GCGGAGGCAAGACTGGCGGCCAAGCGGGCGGCCCGGGCAGAAGCTCGAGAGATCCGATTAAAGGAACTGGAGAGGCAACAGAAAGAG ATCTCGGATGACGAGGAGCGGATGTCTGTTGGAAGTCGGGGCAGTTTGAGG GTGGAAGAAAGGTCAGACTTCCTGGAAAAG GGATCAAGGACAGCATCTACTCTCTCTGCTGCAACTTTGGCCTCACTAGGTGGCGGCTTTTCTCGGAGAGGCAGCTGTGATACCTCCATATCTGTTGACACAGAAGCCTCCATGCGAGAGATAAAG GACTCTCTGGCTGAAGCTGAGGAGAAATACCGGAAGGCCATGGTGTCCAATGCTCAGCTGGATAATGAGAAGTCCAACTTGATGTACCAGGTGGACACACTGCGAGACACGCTGATGGAGCTGGAGGAGCTGCTATACGAGGCACGCAGGGAGTGTGACGAGAAAACAAAG GAGTGTGATCGAGAGCGGCATGCTCACAATGTCCTGCAGTTCCAGTTCGACGAAATGAAAGAGACGTTAAAACAGAGTGAGGAATTACTAAAG GATGCACAACAGTTGCGCTCAAAGCAACAGAGCTATATTAGCGAGATCTCTGATCTACAGGAAACTCTGGAatggaaggagaaaaaaatgagg GCCTTAGAGAGGCAGAAGGAATATTCAGACTTAATCCAAGATGAACGTGATGCACTGAGGGATGAGGTTTTCCGGCTCAGGGATGCTCTTAAG AAACATGGCATATCCCTTGGATCTGAGGTGACAACAAATGGCGAGACAGGAATCAACATGACTAATGGACCTGAACGTGTGGAATCGGCTCAAAACACACCAGCTATGAGTGCCGACAGTATTTTAG AGAGATCTCCAGAGGACCAAGTGCCTGAAATGAACATCACATCATACATGGAAGAAAAGTCCAAGATTAATGCAGAAGTAAAAAGAGCTGAAGATATGGTTTCAGGGGCAAGAGCATCATGCAGTATTGTAAAGATTCCAGAGGACCACAGAGTTgctaaaacaaatgaatttaaaagGGCTCAGTTAGTTTGTGTTGCAAAAGTACCAGATGGAAACAAGAAGATGGAAGAAAAACCTTGGATGGAGGAGAAGACAAGAGCCACAGAAGTCCCAGAAAGACCTTTGACTCAAAATCTAAATGAAGCACTTGCACCATGTCAGTTTATTACAACTTATGATCAGCTCAATCCTACAACTAGTCATTCAAACCAAGCAGATGAAGAAACATTGAAGAAAATGGAGCTACCTGGAACCACCAAAAGCTATCAAGATCCCAGAAAAACAATTTCCAGCATAGACGTAGAGATGTCCAGCACCAGAAGAGGAGATCTTTCTTCAAGCAGTGAGCAGGACTCTGAAGCAATGCTGGAACTTGAATCAGGGGATGTTCAAAGTTGCTTGTTTACCATCCCTGTGGAAGAGAAAGGCATTGCTTCATTTTTAGACAGTTGCCAGGAAGCTTCTGTGTTTGACTTTGAAGTCATAAGTCTACATGGAACAGATGAGTCCAGAGTTGAGCATCAGGATGAGACAATCCGTCCTGGAGACAACGCCATGCACAACAGGATGAGGCTTAGGAACAAGAGAGGACAGGACTGTAGTGTGTcctaa
- the lrrfip1b gene encoding uncharacterized protein lrrfip1b isoform X3, translating to MGTQVTGRKRIPNREKVSAEDDALSQIAREAEARLAAKRAARAEAREIRLKELERQQKEISDDEERMSVGSRGSLRPTDYGGVLGSGSRASSRASSARASPVVEERSDFLEKGSRTASTLSAATLASLGGGFSRRGSCDTSISVDTEASMREIKDSLAEAEEKYRKAMVSNAQLDNEKSNLMYQVDTLRDTLMELEELLYEARRECDEKTKECDRERHAHNVLQFQFDEMKETLKQSEELLKDAQQLRSKQQSYISEISDLQETLEWKEKKMRALERQKEYSDLIQDERDALRDEVFRLRDALKKHGISLGSEVTTNGETGINMTNGPERVESAQNTPAMSADSILERSPEDQVPEMNITSYMEEKSKINAEVKRAEDMVSGARASCSIVKIPEDHRVAKTNEFKRAQLVCVAKVPDGNKKMEEKPWMEEKTRATEVPERPLTQNLNEALAPCQFITTYDQLNPTTSHSNQADEETLKKMELPGTTKSYQDPRKTISSIDVEMSSTRRGDLSSSSEQDSEAMLELESGDVQSCLFTIPVEEKGIASFLDSCQEASVFDFEVISLHGTDESRVEHQDETIRPGDNAMHNRMRLRNKRGQDCSVS from the exons GCGGAGGCAAGACTGGCGGCCAAGCGGGCGGCCCGGGCAGAAGCTCGAGAGATCCGATTAAAGGAACTGGAGAGGCAACAGAAAGAG ATCTCGGATGACGAGGAGCGGATGTCTGTTGGAAGTCGGGGCAGTTTGAGG CCTACGGACTATGGGGGGGTTTTGGGCTCCGGTTCCAGAGCTTCGTCTCGGGCCAGCTCAGCTCGTGCCAGTCCAGTG GTGGAAGAAAGGTCAGACTTCCTGGAAAAG GGATCAAGGACAGCATCTACTCTCTCTGCTGCAACTTTGGCCTCACTAGGTGGCGGCTTTTCTCGGAGAGGCAGCTGTGATACCTCCATATCTGTTGACACAGAAGCCTCCATGCGAGAGATAAAG GACTCTCTGGCTGAAGCTGAGGAGAAATACCGGAAGGCCATGGTGTCCAATGCTCAGCTGGATAATGAGAAGTCCAACTTGATGTACCAGGTGGACACACTGCGAGACACGCTGATGGAGCTGGAGGAGCTGCTATACGAGGCACGCAGGGAGTGTGACGAGAAAACAAAG GAGTGTGATCGAGAGCGGCATGCTCACAATGTCCTGCAGTTCCAGTTCGACGAAATGAAAGAGACGTTAAAACAGAGTGAGGAATTACTAAAG GATGCACAACAGTTGCGCTCAAAGCAACAGAGCTATATTAGCGAGATCTCTGATCTACAGGAAACTCTGGAatggaaggagaaaaaaatgagg GCCTTAGAGAGGCAGAAGGAATATTCAGACTTAATCCAAGATGAACGTGATGCACTGAGGGATGAGGTTTTCCGGCTCAGGGATGCTCTTAAG AAACATGGCATATCCCTTGGATCTGAGGTGACAACAAATGGCGAGACAGGAATCAACATGACTAATGGACCTGAACGTGTGGAATCGGCTCAAAACACACCAGCTATGAGTGCCGACAGTATTTTAG AGAGATCTCCAGAGGACCAAGTGCCTGAAATGAACATCACATCATACATGGAAGAAAAGTCCAAGATTAATGCAGAAGTAAAAAGAGCTGAAGATATGGTTTCAGGGGCAAGAGCATCATGCAGTATTGTAAAGATTCCAGAGGACCACAGAGTTgctaaaacaaatgaatttaaaagGGCTCAGTTAGTTTGTGTTGCAAAAGTACCAGATGGAAACAAGAAGATGGAAGAAAAACCTTGGATGGAGGAGAAGACAAGAGCCACAGAAGTCCCAGAAAGACCTTTGACTCAAAATCTAAATGAAGCACTTGCACCATGTCAGTTTATTACAACTTATGATCAGCTCAATCCTACAACTAGTCATTCAAACCAAGCAGATGAAGAAACATTGAAGAAAATGGAGCTACCTGGAACCACCAAAAGCTATCAAGATCCCAGAAAAACAATTTCCAGCATAGACGTAGAGATGTCCAGCACCAGAAGAGGAGATCTTTCTTCAAGCAGTGAGCAGGACTCTGAAGCAATGCTGGAACTTGAATCAGGGGATGTTCAAAGTTGCTTGTTTACCATCCCTGTGGAAGAGAAAGGCATTGCTTCATTTTTAGACAGTTGCCAGGAAGCTTCTGTGTTTGACTTTGAAGTCATAAGTCTACATGGAACAGATGAGTCCAGAGTTGAGCATCAGGATGAGACAATCCGTCCTGGAGACAACGCCATGCACAACAGGATGAGGCTTAGGAACAAGAGAGGACAGGACTGTAGTGTGTcctaa